The Fictibacillus arsenicus genome contains a region encoding:
- a CDS encoding YlzJ-like family protein: protein MTWYTMQPYELMFPEEGNNAAMQNVILYNDVPVLVERVGDETRIVQIMSTDPSHYLLEDCQPGMTLRNF, encoded by the coding sequence ATGACTTGGTATACCATGCAGCCATATGAATTGATGTTTCCGGAAGAAGGAAACAATGCAGCTATGCAGAATGTAATACTTTATAATGATGTTCCTGTTCTTGTTGAACGGGTCGGTGATGAGACAAGAATCGTTCAGATCATGAGCACAGATCCTTCTCACTATTTATTAGAAGACTGTCAGCCCGGAATGACGCTGCGAAACTTTTAA
- a CDS encoding DNA translocase FtsK gives MAKNKKKKAKNKARWKEQLTYEIAGLSLLALASLGLAKMGNVGMAFVHLLRFFSGEWYGILLLACILLSLYLIWKRSWPAMISKRLTGIYILFFSFLVLSHLTLFEHLTNGGDWKDASVIRNTWELYWLQLQGTTATDDLGGGIIGSIGFALFYFLFGAGGTKLVIFFLIIGSLLLITGKSLSVIMQKIVTSFNESSAKLTEFILEKKNSIAKERSKKVNEKKKLKPASPDEDDQAETEEIIISEEPVIEDFTKRVHHTESGVQLKFGSQNFNDSDEAIKKSETEKAGSEPSASPLPANFGDEVIQNEHYQLPSMKHLRTPQNSGQHKDKQYAASKSNAKKLEKTFESFGVKAKVLKVHLGPAVTKYEVYPDVGVKVSKIVNLTDDLALALAAKDIRIEAPIPGKSAVGIEVPNGEISMVTLREVLEAPQFSGQKSPLAIGLGRDISGEPIIADLSKMPHLLVAGATGSGKSVCVNGIITSILMRAKPHEVKMMMIDPKMVELNMYNGIPHLLAPVVTEPKKAAQALKRVVSEMERRYELFSHSGTRNIEGYNESIRKQNGRSDAKQPFLPYIVVIVDELADLMMVASGDVEDAITRLAQMARAAGIHLIIATQRPSVDVITGVIKANIPSRIAFSVSSQTDSRTILDMGGAEKLLGRGDMLFFPSGASKPVRVQGAFLSDEEVETIVDHCVSQQKAQYQKEMIPTEEAEPAIMESEDDLFSDAVKLVVDMQTASVSMLQRRFRIGYSRAARLIDTMESKGIVGPYEGSKPREVLISAMPEEKEASSS, from the coding sequence GTGGCAAAAAATAAGAAAAAGAAAGCTAAAAATAAAGCAAGATGGAAAGAGCAGCTGACATATGAGATTGCAGGATTATCATTATTGGCTCTTGCATCATTAGGTTTAGCGAAAATGGGAAATGTCGGTATGGCATTCGTGCATCTTTTACGTTTTTTTAGCGGTGAATGGTACGGCATTTTGCTGTTAGCCTGTATTTTATTATCTCTTTATCTCATTTGGAAACGAAGCTGGCCAGCTATGATTTCAAAAAGATTAACAGGTATTTATATTCTGTTTTTCTCCTTTCTCGTTCTTAGTCATTTAACATTGTTTGAACATTTAACGAATGGCGGAGATTGGAAAGACGCTTCCGTAATACGAAACACATGGGAACTGTACTGGCTACAGCTTCAAGGAACGACAGCAACAGATGACCTTGGGGGAGGGATTATCGGATCTATAGGCTTTGCGTTATTTTATTTTTTATTTGGAGCGGGCGGTACAAAGCTAGTTATCTTCTTCTTAATTATTGGAAGTCTCCTCTTGATAACAGGCAAATCACTTTCTGTTATTATGCAGAAGATTGTCACGAGTTTTAATGAATCGAGTGCAAAACTAACAGAATTTATTTTAGAAAAGAAAAATTCAATTGCTAAAGAACGGTCTAAGAAGGTAAATGAAAAGAAGAAATTAAAGCCTGCTTCACCTGATGAAGATGATCAAGCTGAGACAGAGGAAATCATCATTTCAGAAGAACCTGTAATAGAGGATTTTACGAAAAGAGTCCATCATACTGAAAGCGGTGTTCAACTGAAATTCGGTTCTCAAAACTTCAATGACTCTGATGAAGCAATCAAGAAAAGCGAAACAGAAAAAGCTGGGAGTGAACCTTCAGCTTCACCGCTTCCAGCAAACTTTGGCGATGAAGTTATTCAGAACGAACATTATCAGCTTCCTTCGATGAAGCATCTACGTACCCCTCAAAACAGTGGACAGCATAAGGATAAGCAGTATGCAGCCAGTAAAAGCAATGCAAAAAAATTAGAAAAAACATTTGAAAGTTTTGGGGTAAAAGCAAAGGTACTCAAAGTTCATTTAGGTCCGGCTGTAACAAAATATGAAGTGTATCCAGATGTAGGTGTTAAAGTAAGCAAAATCGTTAACCTTACTGATGATCTTGCTTTGGCGCTTGCGGCAAAAGATATAAGAATTGAAGCACCGATTCCTGGAAAATCTGCTGTAGGAATCGAAGTGCCGAATGGCGAGATCTCAATGGTTACGTTGAGAGAAGTGTTAGAAGCTCCTCAGTTCTCTGGCCAAAAATCACCGCTTGCAATAGGTCTTGGCAGAGATATTTCAGGAGAACCGATAATCGCAGATCTTTCCAAGATGCCCCATCTGCTCGTAGCAGGCGCAACCGGAAGCGGAAAAAGTGTTTGCGTAAACGGAATAATAACAAGTATTCTCATGCGAGCTAAGCCGCATGAAGTTAAAATGATGATGATCGATCCAAAAATGGTCGAGCTTAATATGTATAATGGCATCCCGCATCTCTTAGCACCAGTTGTTACGGAGCCAAAAAAAGCAGCTCAAGCACTTAAAAGAGTCGTGTCAGAGATGGAAAGAAGATATGAATTGTTTTCTCACAGCGGTACGAGAAACATTGAAGGGTATAATGAATCCATTAGAAAACAGAATGGTAGAAGTGACGCGAAACAGCCGTTCTTACCATACATTGTTGTAATTGTCGATGAACTTGCTGATCTGATGATGGTTGCTTCTGGTGATGTGGAAGACGCAATCACTCGCCTTGCTCAAATGGCGCGTGCTGCCGGAATCCATTTGATAATTGCAACACAAAGACCATCGGTTGACGTAATCACAGGAGTAATTAAAGCAAATATACCTTCAAGGATTGCATTTAGTGTTTCTTCTCAAACAGATTCAAGAACAATCTTAGATATGGGAGGAGCCGAAAAACTCCTTGGAAGAGGAGATATGCTATTCTTCCCATCTGGTGCTTCAAAGCCTGTACGGGTTCAGGGAGCTTTTCTGTCGGATGAAGAAGTTGAAACAATTGTAGACCATTGTGTCAGCCAGCAGAAAGCACAATATCAAAAAGAAATGATTCCTACAGAGGAAGCAGAGCCTGCGATAATGGAATCAGAAGATGATCTCTTTTCAGATGCGGTAAAGCTTGTTGTGGATATGCAGACTGCCTCAGTTTCAATGCTTCAGAGAAGATTCCGAATCGGTTATTCCAGAGCGGCAAGATTAATCGATACGATGGAATCTAAAGGAATAGTTGGGCCATACGAAGGATCGAAACCTCGTGAAGTTCTGATATCAGCAATGCCTGAAGAAAAAGAAGCTTCTAGTTCATAA